In the genome of Montipora foliosa isolate CH-2021 chromosome 3, ASM3666993v2, whole genome shotgun sequence, one region contains:
- the LOC137997209 gene encoding uncharacterized protein isoform X2 yields MVLSLYGVKKPTSMTIVDQQQVNNDRGSKNLQVSCCYDLKKGQNTVSIEHSCLVDAGNTWNIDLKCRPKQMVVKAPSGQSDRWRSLKEVYPDAKIEHKHNDIEVTLPVLPEDIEIAAFGRPEKNDKKRMQIAAFAEQPRQGQNWKILIYLVDDTTTGCKVCQKEEQRHRKLLVPVAGIFVSNSDEDIRIELDALEHGWKIKGSKVKTIKASAAWNVPENATDFPSCHFDIIHVDKTKQSFFCGITASHENDTARSEIVTYFKRERGQEIIQTSKNLPKASKYQCLQSKDAGESLSIFWLWLFFLRSLVVQGLHSRGTVPTNQNQRFMTKKDNSADTLNKISVHLTEQTLGFPHV; encoded by the exons ATGGTACTGTCACTCTACGGAGTTAAAAAACCAACAAGTATGACTATTG ttgACCAACAACAGGTCAACAACGACCGGGGCTCGAAAAACCTTCAAGTCAGCTGCTGTTACGACCTCAAGAAAGGACAAAACACTGTATCAATTGAGCACAGCTGTCTGGTGGACGCAGGTAACACATGGAATATCGATTTGAAATGTCGACCGAAACAAATGGTCGTCAAAGCACCATCTGGACAATCAGATCGCTGGAGAAGCCTAAAGGAGGTTTACCCTGATGCAAAAATAGAACACAAACATAATGACATCGAAGTAACCCTTCCAGTGCTACCGGAAGACATTGAAATCGCTGCCTTTGGACGTCCAGAAAAAAACGACAAGAAACGAATGCAAATAGCGGCTTTTGCAGAGCAGCCAAGGCAAGGACAAAACTGGAAGATTTTGATCTATCTGGTAGATGATACGACAACAGGATGTAAG GTGTGCCAGAAAGAAGAACAAAGACATCGTAAACTTCTGGTTCCAGTGGCTGGGATCTTTGTGTCCAACAGTGATGAGGATATCAGAATTGAACTCGATGCATTAGAACACGGATGGAAGATTAAAGGAAGTAAAGTGAAG ACCATCAAAGCAAGTGCTGCTTGGAATGTGCCAGAAAACGCCACAGATTTTCCCAGCTGCCATTTTGATATCATTCACGTGGACAAAACAAAGCAATCATTTTTCTGCGGAATCACAGCATCGCATGAAAACGACACTGCGAGATCAGAGATTGTGACCTATTTTAAACGA GAGAGAGGTCAAGAAATCATTCAAACTTCGAAGAACTTACCAAAAGCCAGTAAATACCAGTGTCTTCAATCGAAAg ATGCCGGTGAATCGCTATCAATTTTCTGGTTGTGGTTATTTTTTCTTCGATCTTTGGTCGTCCAAGGCTTGCACTCAAGAG GTACAGTTCCGACCAATCAAAATCAGCGTTTTATGACAAAGAAGGATAATTCAGCAGACACCCTTAACAAAATTTCAGTCCATCTCACTGAACAAACTCTTGGCTTCCCTCACGTCTag
- the LOC137994681 gene encoding uncharacterized protein, whose translation MMSDEVPPRKQKKCVEPCSKDHTYLLDVFSCVQPTEFHGQNHPRQQLFLYLSRASSKNRSRFIQEEKLCLGLRRVHSDKFCWKKSSSADKIIAILKMEDLEAIKKVERIKVDEMRLPEKVIFTLPKSDASSMQAVVTVLNGNLDGETLLKTEQLTLTVSMIPSKEPRPGVEHEHISTGLASVSS comes from the exons ATGATGTCAGACGAAGTCCCCCCGAGAAAGCAAAAAAAGTGTGTGGAACCATGCAGTAAGGACCACACGTACTTGCTAGACGTATTCAGCTGCGTCCAGCCAACAGAGTTCCATGGACAAAACCATCCCCGCCAGCAACTTTTCTTATACCTTTCAAGAGCTTCATCTAAAAACAGATCAAGATTTATTCAG GAAGAAAAACTTTGTTTAGGATTGCGTCGAGTGCATTCTGATAAGTTTTGCTGGAAGAAGTCATCTTCTGCTGACAAAATTATTGCTATTCTGAAAATGGAAGATCTGGAAGCTATAAAAAAG GTTGAAAGGATTAAAGTGGACGAGATGCGTTTACCGGAGAAAGTCATCTTCACTCTTCCAAAAAGTGATGCATCCAGCATGCAAGCTGTAGTCACAGTTTTGAATGGAAATCTAGATGGTGAAACTCTATTGAAAACTGAACAGTTGACATTAACAGTTTCCATG ATTCCCTCCAAGGAACCAAGGCCTGGAGTTGAGCACGAGCACATAAGCACGGGGCTGGCAAGTGTATCCTCGTGA
- the LOC137997209 gene encoding uncharacterized protein isoform X1, with protein sequence MVLSLYGVKKPTSMTIVDQQQVNNDRGSKNLQVSCCYDLKKGQNTVSIEHSCLVDAGNTWNIDLKCRPKQMVVKAPSGQSDRWRSLKEVYPDAKIEHKHNDIEVTLPVLPEDIEIAAFGRPEKNDKKRMQIAAFAEQPRQGQNWKILIYLVDDTTTGCKQVCQKEEQRHRKLLVPVAGIFVSNSDEDIRIELDALEHGWKIKGSKVKTIKASAAWNVPENATDFPSCHFDIIHVDKTKQSFFCGITASHENDTARSEIVTYFKRERGQEIIQTSKNLPKASKYQCLQSKDAGESLSIFWLWLFFLRSLVVQGLHSRGTVPTNQNQRFMTKKDNSADTLNKISVHLTEQTLGFPHV encoded by the exons ATGGTACTGTCACTCTACGGAGTTAAAAAACCAACAAGTATGACTATTG ttgACCAACAACAGGTCAACAACGACCGGGGCTCGAAAAACCTTCAAGTCAGCTGCTGTTACGACCTCAAGAAAGGACAAAACACTGTATCAATTGAGCACAGCTGTCTGGTGGACGCAGGTAACACATGGAATATCGATTTGAAATGTCGACCGAAACAAATGGTCGTCAAAGCACCATCTGGACAATCAGATCGCTGGAGAAGCCTAAAGGAGGTTTACCCTGATGCAAAAATAGAACACAAACATAATGACATCGAAGTAACCCTTCCAGTGCTACCGGAAGACATTGAAATCGCTGCCTTTGGACGTCCAGAAAAAAACGACAAGAAACGAATGCAAATAGCGGCTTTTGCAGAGCAGCCAAGGCAAGGACAAAACTGGAAGATTTTGATCTATCTGGTAGATGATACGACAACAGGATGTAAG CAGGTGTGCCAGAAAGAAGAACAAAGACATCGTAAACTTCTGGTTCCAGTGGCTGGGATCTTTGTGTCCAACAGTGATGAGGATATCAGAATTGAACTCGATGCATTAGAACACGGATGGAAGATTAAAGGAAGTAAAGTGAAG ACCATCAAAGCAAGTGCTGCTTGGAATGTGCCAGAAAACGCCACAGATTTTCCCAGCTGCCATTTTGATATCATTCACGTGGACAAAACAAAGCAATCATTTTTCTGCGGAATCACAGCATCGCATGAAAACGACACTGCGAGATCAGAGATTGTGACCTATTTTAAACGA GAGAGAGGTCAAGAAATCATTCAAACTTCGAAGAACTTACCAAAAGCCAGTAAATACCAGTGTCTTCAATCGAAAg ATGCCGGTGAATCGCTATCAATTTTCTGGTTGTGGTTATTTTTTCTTCGATCTTTGGTCGTCCAAGGCTTGCACTCAAGAG GTACAGTTCCGACCAATCAAAATCAGCGTTTTATGACAAAGAAGGATAATTCAGCAGACACCCTTAACAAAATTTCAGTCCATCTCACTGAACAAACTCTTGGCTTCCCTCACGTCTag